A section of the Acanthopagrus latus isolate v.2019 chromosome 20, fAcaLat1.1, whole genome shotgun sequence genome encodes:
- the aldh18a1 gene encoding delta-1-pyrroline-5-carboxylate synthase isoform X2 has product MLLRRLTLCSRSPLDFQRHVCRLLTRPLTQVPQGRAHGSSFAHRSELRQAKRIVVKLGSAVVTRGDECGLALGRLASIVEQVAMLQNQGREMMIVTSGAVAFGKQRLRHEILLSQSVRQALHSGHNQLKDMSLPVLEARACAAAGQSGLMALYEAMFTQYSTCTAQVLVTNLDFHDDEKRQNLNSTLQELLRMNIVPIINTNDAVVPPPEPNSDLQGVISIKDNDSLAARLAVEMKADLLIALSDVEGLYDSPPGTDDAKFIDIFYPGDQQSITYGTKSRVGIGGMEAKVKAALWALQGGTSVVIANGTHPKVTGHVITDIVEGKKVGTFFSEIKPAGPTVEQQTEMARNIGRTLASLHPDQRSEIICHLAELLTERKEEILAANKMDMDQAANAGLLPPAMLKRLSLSPAKLNSLAIGLRQIAVAAQDSVGRVLQRTRVAHNLELEQITVPIGVLLVIFEARPDCLPQVSALAIASGNALLLKGGKEAANTNRVLHQLTQEALSMHGVKEAVQLVSTREEVEDLCRLDKMIDLIIPRGSSQLVRDIQRAAKGIPVLGHSEGICHVYVDTEASVDKVIKIVRDSKCDYPAACNAMETLLIHRDILRTPVFDQIIDMLRTEKVKIHAGPRFASYLTFSPSEAKSLRTEYGDLECCMEVVDSMEEAVEHIHKYGSSHTDVIVTENEDTAEQFLQQLDSACVFWNASSRFADGYRFGLGAEVGISTARIHARGPVGLEGLLTTKWVLRGDGHTAADFSEQGTMKYLHENLPVTQPLAGQRDSN; this is encoded by the exons ATGCTGCTGAGAAGGCTGACCCTGTGCTCAAGGAGCCCGCTGGACTTCCAGAGACACGTATGCCGGTTGCTCACCAGACCACTAACACAAG TTCCCCAGGGGAGAGCCCATGGCAGCTCCTTTGCACACCGCAGTGAACTGCGTCAGGCCAAGAGGATCGTTGTGAAGCTTGGCAGTGCTGTGGTCACCCGCGGAGATGAGTGTGGTCTGGCTCTGGGGAGGCTGGCCTCCATTGTGGAGCAG GTGGCCATGCTGCAGAATCAGGGCAGGGAGATGATGATTGTCACCAGTGGAGCGGTGGCGTTTGGCAAGCAAAGATTAAGACATGAGATTCTGCTGTCCCAGAGTGTCCGACAGGCGCTGCACTCAGGACACAACCAGCTCAAAGACATG TCGTTGCCGGTGCTGGAGGCCCGGGCctgtgctgcagctggacaGAGTGGCCTGATGGCCCTGTACGAGGCCATGTTCACCCAATACAGCACTTGCACTGCTCAG gtCCTGGTGACGAATCTGGATTTCCATGATGACGAAAAGAGGCAGAACCTTAACAGCacgctgcaggagctgctgcgcATGAACATCGTGCCCATCATCAACACCAATGACGCCGTGGTTCCACCGCCGGAGCCCaacagtgacctgcagggg GTGATCAGCATTAAGGACAACGACAGTCTGGCGGCACGGCTAGCTGTGGAGATGAAGGCTGACCTGCTCATCGCGCTGTCTGACGTGGAAG GACTGTACGACAGCCCTCCTGGCACGGACGACGCCAAGTTTATTGACATCTTCTACCCTGGAGACCAGCAGTCCATCACCTATGGCACCAAGTCCAGAGTTGGGATTGGAGGCATGGAGGCTAAA GTCAAGGCCGCCCTCTGGGCCCTGCAAGGTGGCACCTCTGTGGTAATTGCAAATGGCACCCACCCCAAAGTAACAGGTCATGTCATCACTGACATTGTGGAGGGCAAGAAAGTGGGAACCTTCTTCTCTGAGATCAAACCTGCCG GCCCCACTgtggagcagcagacagaaatggcTCGTAACATTGGAAGAACGCTGGCATCTCTGCACCCAGACCAG AGAAGCGAGATCATCTGCCATCTAGCAGAGCTGTTGactgagaggaaggaggagattCTGGCTGCCAACAAGATGGACATGGACCAGGCTGCAAATGCAG GCCTGTTGCCTCCAGCCATGTTAAAGCGTCTGAGCTTGTCACCGGCCAAACTCAACAGCTTGGCCATAGGTCTGCGGCAGATCGCTGTGGCCGCCCAGGACAGTGTGGGTCGTGTGCTGCAAAGGACCAGGGTGGCTCACAAcctggagctggagcagatCACTGTTCCCATCGGAGTTCTTCTGGTCATCTTTGAGGCTCGACCTGACTGCCTGCCACAG GTGTCAGCATTGGCCATAGCCAGTGGCAACGCCCTCCTGTTGAAAGGAGGCAAGGAGGCAGCCAACACCAACCGTGTCCTCCACCAGCTCACCCAGGAAGCCCTTTCCATGCATGGAGTCAAAGAGGCAGTGCAGCTG gtGAGCACTcgtgaggaggtggaggatcTGTGCCGACTGGACAAGATGATCGACTTGATCATCCCTCGAGGTTCATCCCAGCTGGTGCGGGACATTCAGCGGGCGGCTAAGGGCATCCCAGTGCTCGGACACAGTGAAGGAATCTGCCACGTCTACGTCGATACAGAAGCCAGTGTTGACAAAGTCATCAAAATTG TCAGAGACTCCAAGTGTGACTACCCAGCTGCATGTAATGCCATGGAGACTCTACTGATCCACAGGGACATCCTCAGGACCCCAGTGTTTGACCAGATCATTGACATGCTGCGTACAGAGAAG GTGAAAATTCATGCTGGCCCTCGGTTCGCCTCCTATCTGACATTCAGCCCATCAGAGGCGAAGTCCCTGCGGACGGAGTACGGTGACCTGGAGTGCTGCATGGAGGTGGTGGACAGCATGGAAGAGGCTGTGGAACATATTCACAAGTATGGCAGCTCCCACACGGACGTGATCGTCACAGAAAATG agGACACAGCGGAGCagttcctgcagcagctggataGCGCCTGCGTTTTCTGGAACGCAAGCTCACGTTTTGCTGATGGCTACCGCTTTGGACTGG GAGCAGAGGTAGGTATAAGCACGGCTCGCATCCATGCCCGGGGCCCTGTCGGCCTGGAGGGGCTGCTCACCACCAAGTGGGTCCTGAGAGGCGATGGGCACACAGCAGCCGACTTCTCTGAGCAGGGTACCATGAAGTACCTCCATGAAAACCTTCCTGTCACGCAGCCTCTAGCAGGGCAGAGGGACAGTAACTAG
- the crygmxl2 gene encoding crystallin, gamma MX, like 2 codes for MLLSPLFKIIFYEGRNFQGRHWECSSDCMDTFRHFNCCNSIRVSGGHWVAYEKPHYMGYQYILGPGEYPDYRSWMGFNNCVRSCQMFSPYRGSYRMRIYNRPDMMGHTMEFMDDCPNVYDRFHFRDIYSCNIMEGFWIFYEHPNYRGRQYFLRPGEYRACGDWGCHNPMVGSFRRMRTVM; via the exons AtgcttctctctcccctcttcaaGATAATCTTCTACGAGGGCCGCAACTTCCAGGGCCGTCACTGGGAGTGCAGCAGTGACTGCATGGACACCTTCAGGCACTTCAACTGTTGTAACTCCATCCGTGTGAGCGGTGGTCACTGGGTGGCCTATGAGAAGCCTCACTACATGGGCTACCAGTACATCCTCGGCCCTGGCGAGTACCCCGACTACCGCTCTTGGATGGGCTTCAACAATTGCGTCCGCTCCTGCCAGATGTTCTCCCCT tATAGAGGATCCTACAGGATGAGGATCTACAACAGGCCCGACATGATGGGACACACCATGGAGTTCATGGACGACTGCCCCAACGTGTACGACCGTTTCCACTTCCGTGACATTTACTCCTGCAATATCATGGAGGGTTTCTGGATCTTCTACGAGCACCCCAACTACAGGGGACGCCAGTATTTCCTGCGCCCTGGAGAGtacagggcctgtggtgactGGGGCTGCCACAACCCCATGGTGGGATCATTCAGGAGGATGAGGACTGTCATGTAA
- the crygmx gene encoding crystallin, gamma MX: MGKIIFYEDRNFQGRHYECSSDCPEMQSHFSRCNSIRVDSGCWVAYEKPNYGGYQYMLHKGEYPDYQRWAGFNDCIRSCRMVPPYNGNYRMKIFERSDFAGQNMELMDDCPDLNERFHTRDISSVNVMEGYWILHEHPHYRGRQYFLRPGEYRRHSEWGSTSPTFGSLRRVTELN, translated from the exons ATGGGCAAG ATAATCTTCTACGAAGACAGAAACTTCCAGGGCCGTCACTATGAGTGCAGTAGTGACTGCCCCGAGATGCAGAGCCACTTCAGCCGCTGCAACTCAATAAGAGTGGACAGCGGCTGTTGGGTTGCCTACGAGAAGCCCAACTATGGTGGCTACCAGTACATGCTGCACAAGGGCGAGTACCCCGACTACCAACGCTGGGCGGGCTTCAATGACTGCATCCGCTCCTGCCGTATGGTGCCACCT TATAACGGGAACTACAGGATGAAGATCTTTGAGCGATCTGACTTCGCCGGCCAGAATATGGAGCTAATGGACGACTGCCCGGATCTGAATGAGCGTTTCCACACTCGTGACATCTCCTCTGTCAATGTCATGGAGGGCTACTGGATTCTGCACGAACACCCCCATTACAGGGGACGCCAGTACTTCCTGCGTCCCGGAGAGTACAGGAGGCACAGCGAGTGGGGAAGCACCAGCCCCACCTTCGGCTCTCTGAGACGCGTCACCGAGCTCAACTGA
- the aldh18a1 gene encoding delta-1-pyrroline-5-carboxylate synthase isoform X1, with protein sequence MLLRRLTLCSRSPLDFQRHVCRLLTRPLTQVPQGRAHGSSFAHRSELRQAKRIVVKLGSAVVTRGDECGLALGRLASIVEQVAMLQNQGREMMIVTSGAVAFGKQRLRHEILLSQSVRQALHSGHNQLKDMSLPVLEARACAAAGQSGLMALYEAMFTQYSTCTAQVLVTNLDFHDDEKRQNLNSTLQELLRMNIVPIINTNDAVVPPPEPNSDLQGVNVISIKDNDSLAARLAVEMKADLLIALSDVEGLYDSPPGTDDAKFIDIFYPGDQQSITYGTKSRVGIGGMEAKVKAALWALQGGTSVVIANGTHPKVTGHVITDIVEGKKVGTFFSEIKPAGPTVEQQTEMARNIGRTLASLHPDQRSEIICHLAELLTERKEEILAANKMDMDQAANAGLLPPAMLKRLSLSPAKLNSLAIGLRQIAVAAQDSVGRVLQRTRVAHNLELEQITVPIGVLLVIFEARPDCLPQVSALAIASGNALLLKGGKEAANTNRVLHQLTQEALSMHGVKEAVQLVSTREEVEDLCRLDKMIDLIIPRGSSQLVRDIQRAAKGIPVLGHSEGICHVYVDTEASVDKVIKIVRDSKCDYPAACNAMETLLIHRDILRTPVFDQIIDMLRTEKVKIHAGPRFASYLTFSPSEAKSLRTEYGDLECCMEVVDSMEEAVEHIHKYGSSHTDVIVTENEDTAEQFLQQLDSACVFWNASSRFADGYRFGLGAEVGISTARIHARGPVGLEGLLTTKWVLRGDGHTAADFSEQGTMKYLHENLPVTQPLAGQRDSN encoded by the exons ATGCTGCTGAGAAGGCTGACCCTGTGCTCAAGGAGCCCGCTGGACTTCCAGAGACACGTATGCCGGTTGCTCACCAGACCACTAACACAAG TTCCCCAGGGGAGAGCCCATGGCAGCTCCTTTGCACACCGCAGTGAACTGCGTCAGGCCAAGAGGATCGTTGTGAAGCTTGGCAGTGCTGTGGTCACCCGCGGAGATGAGTGTGGTCTGGCTCTGGGGAGGCTGGCCTCCATTGTGGAGCAG GTGGCCATGCTGCAGAATCAGGGCAGGGAGATGATGATTGTCACCAGTGGAGCGGTGGCGTTTGGCAAGCAAAGATTAAGACATGAGATTCTGCTGTCCCAGAGTGTCCGACAGGCGCTGCACTCAGGACACAACCAGCTCAAAGACATG TCGTTGCCGGTGCTGGAGGCCCGGGCctgtgctgcagctggacaGAGTGGCCTGATGGCCCTGTACGAGGCCATGTTCACCCAATACAGCACTTGCACTGCTCAG gtCCTGGTGACGAATCTGGATTTCCATGATGACGAAAAGAGGCAGAACCTTAACAGCacgctgcaggagctgctgcgcATGAACATCGTGCCCATCATCAACACCAATGACGCCGTGGTTCCACCGCCGGAGCCCaacagtgacctgcagggggtaAAT GTGATCAGCATTAAGGACAACGACAGTCTGGCGGCACGGCTAGCTGTGGAGATGAAGGCTGACCTGCTCATCGCGCTGTCTGACGTGGAAG GACTGTACGACAGCCCTCCTGGCACGGACGACGCCAAGTTTATTGACATCTTCTACCCTGGAGACCAGCAGTCCATCACCTATGGCACCAAGTCCAGAGTTGGGATTGGAGGCATGGAGGCTAAA GTCAAGGCCGCCCTCTGGGCCCTGCAAGGTGGCACCTCTGTGGTAATTGCAAATGGCACCCACCCCAAAGTAACAGGTCATGTCATCACTGACATTGTGGAGGGCAAGAAAGTGGGAACCTTCTTCTCTGAGATCAAACCTGCCG GCCCCACTgtggagcagcagacagaaatggcTCGTAACATTGGAAGAACGCTGGCATCTCTGCACCCAGACCAG AGAAGCGAGATCATCTGCCATCTAGCAGAGCTGTTGactgagaggaaggaggagattCTGGCTGCCAACAAGATGGACATGGACCAGGCTGCAAATGCAG GCCTGTTGCCTCCAGCCATGTTAAAGCGTCTGAGCTTGTCACCGGCCAAACTCAACAGCTTGGCCATAGGTCTGCGGCAGATCGCTGTGGCCGCCCAGGACAGTGTGGGTCGTGTGCTGCAAAGGACCAGGGTGGCTCACAAcctggagctggagcagatCACTGTTCCCATCGGAGTTCTTCTGGTCATCTTTGAGGCTCGACCTGACTGCCTGCCACAG GTGTCAGCATTGGCCATAGCCAGTGGCAACGCCCTCCTGTTGAAAGGAGGCAAGGAGGCAGCCAACACCAACCGTGTCCTCCACCAGCTCACCCAGGAAGCCCTTTCCATGCATGGAGTCAAAGAGGCAGTGCAGCTG gtGAGCACTcgtgaggaggtggaggatcTGTGCCGACTGGACAAGATGATCGACTTGATCATCCCTCGAGGTTCATCCCAGCTGGTGCGGGACATTCAGCGGGCGGCTAAGGGCATCCCAGTGCTCGGACACAGTGAAGGAATCTGCCACGTCTACGTCGATACAGAAGCCAGTGTTGACAAAGTCATCAAAATTG TCAGAGACTCCAAGTGTGACTACCCAGCTGCATGTAATGCCATGGAGACTCTACTGATCCACAGGGACATCCTCAGGACCCCAGTGTTTGACCAGATCATTGACATGCTGCGTACAGAGAAG GTGAAAATTCATGCTGGCCCTCGGTTCGCCTCCTATCTGACATTCAGCCCATCAGAGGCGAAGTCCCTGCGGACGGAGTACGGTGACCTGGAGTGCTGCATGGAGGTGGTGGACAGCATGGAAGAGGCTGTGGAACATATTCACAAGTATGGCAGCTCCCACACGGACGTGATCGTCACAGAAAATG agGACACAGCGGAGCagttcctgcagcagctggataGCGCCTGCGTTTTCTGGAACGCAAGCTCACGTTTTGCTGATGGCTACCGCTTTGGACTGG GAGCAGAGGTAGGTATAAGCACGGCTCGCATCCATGCCCGGGGCCCTGTCGGCCTGGAGGGGCTGCTCACCACCAAGTGGGTCCTGAGAGGCGATGGGCACACAGCAGCCGACTTCTCTGAGCAGGGTACCATGAAGTACCTCCATGAAAACCTTCCTGTCACGCAGCCTCTAGCAGGGCAGAGGGACAGTAACTAG